From a single Nostoc edaphicum CCNP1411 genomic region:
- a CDS encoding DUF29 domain-containing protein, translating to MPSPSLYESDFYAWTQEQVTLLRNEQWSQIDLHNLIEEIQSLGKQQRQELRNRLSVLIGHLLKWQYQSQRRSRSWLATLRIQRLDIAELLEDNPSLKPYLEEALRKAYLKGVELAVGETDLPKRTFPLECPYSLSEIVDYDFYPGEPSKLVDESEQ from the coding sequence ATGCCTTCACCAAGCCTCTACGAAAGTGATTTTTACGCTTGGACACAGGAACAAGTAACTTTACTTCGTAATGAGCAGTGGAGTCAGATTGATCTGCACAATCTGATTGAGGAGATTCAATCTTTGGGTAAACAGCAACGTCAAGAATTGCGAAACCGTCTAAGTGTGTTGATTGGACATTTACTAAAATGGCAGTACCAATCTCAACGCCGTAGCCGTAGCTGGTTAGCAACACTCCGGATTCAACGCTTAGATATTGCTGAACTGCTCGAAGACAATCCTAGCCTCAAACCCTACCTTGAAGAAGCACTTCGCAAAGCCTACCTTAAAGGTGTCGAATTAGCTGTTGGAGAAACAGATTTGCCCAAGCGGACTTTTCCGCTAGAGTGTCCTTACAGTTTATCAGAGATTGTGGACTATGATTTTTACCCCGGTGAACCAAGCAAGTTAGTGGATGAATCAGAGCAGTAA
- a CDS encoding type II toxin-antitoxin system HicA family toxin: MQRITGSHYIYENPEVEKILSISVHRNQDLKVGTLKALMKIAQLSEEDLL, encoded by the coding sequence TTGCAAAGAATTACTGGCAGTCATTATATTTATGAAAACCCCGAAGTAGAAAAAATCCTGTCAATTTCTGTTCACCGCAATCAAGATTTGAAAGTTGGAACCTTGAAAGCCTTGATGAAAATAGCCCAGCTATCTGAAGAAGATTTACTTTAA